One window of Suricata suricatta isolate VVHF042 chromosome 6, meerkat_22Aug2017_6uvM2_HiC, whole genome shotgun sequence genomic DNA carries:
- the F12 gene encoding coagulation factor XII isoform X6 has protein sequence MRALLFLGFLLGSLESVLLTLPWKAPKEHNQRADEHTVVLTVTGEPCYFPFQYNRQLYHTCIHKGRPGPRPWCATSPNFKQDQQWAYCLEPKKVKDHCSKHSPCQNGGTCMNMLKGPHCICSEHFTGKHCQREKCFEPQLLQFFHEKEIWHRLEPAGVAKCQCKGPDAHCKQLASQGEWMGQELAWRGGRQRFGGEAIRQQAVCPKKGAFSVGPLGPRCFNVLHLPVCHTNPCLNGGSCLEAEGHRLCRCPAGYAGRICDVDTEAQCYNGRGLDYRGAAETALSGARCQPWASEATYRNVTAEQAQNWGLGDHAFCRNPDNDTRPWCFVWSRDRLSWEYCRLARCQAPVLEAPQILPPTQVPSHPDFLLPSLSALQKPQPPTPALGATPEQPIPLPSVSCGQRLRKRLSSLSRVVGGLVALPGAHPYIAALYWRHNFCAGNLIASCWVLTAAHCLQNRPAPEELKVVLGQDRHNQSCEQCQTLAVRSYRLHEAFSPITYQHDLALLRLQEREDGHCALLSPFIQPVCLPSSAARTAETEAAPCEVAGWGHQFEG, from the exons ATGAGGGCTCTGCTGTTCCTGGGGTTCCTGCTGGGGAGCCTGGAGTCAGTGCTTTTG ACTCTACCTTGGAAAGCCCCCAAGGAGCATAACCAGAGAGCGGATGAGCACACCGTAG TTCTCACTGTCACTGGGGAGCCCTGCTACTTCCCCTTCCAGTACAACCGGCAACTATACCACACATGCATCCACAAGGGCCGGCCTGGCCCCCGGCCCTG GTGTGCTACCAGCCCGAACTTCAAGCAGGACCAGCAATGGGCATACTGCCTGGAGCCCAAGAAAGTGAAAG ACCACTGCAGCAAACACAGCCCCTGCCAGAACGGAGGGACATGTATGAACATGCTAAAAGGCCCACATTGCATCTGTTCAGAACATTTCACTGGGAAGCACTGCCAGAGAG AGAAGTGCTTTGAGCCTCAGCTTCTCCAGTTCTTCCATGAGAAAGAAATATGGCATAGGCTTGAGCCGGCGGGTGTGGCCAAGTGCCAGTGTAAGGGTCCTGATGCCCATTGCAAGCAGCTGGCCAGCCAGGGTGAGTGGATGGGTCAGGAATTGGCCTGGAGAGGAGGAAGGCAAAGGTTTGGAGGAGAAGCTATTAGGCAACAGGCGGTGTGCCCAAAGAAAGGGGCATTTTCTGTGGGGCCTTTGGGCCCGAGGTGTTTCAATGTGCTCCATCTCCCAGTCTGCCACACCAACCCGTGCCTCAACGGGGGTAGCTGCCTAGAGGCGGAGGGCCACCGCCTGTGCCGTTGCCCGGCGGGCTACGCAGGACGCATCTGCGACGTAG ACACTGAGGCGCAATGTTACAACGGCCGTGGGCTTGACTACCGCGGCGCAGCCGAGACTGCACTCTCGGGCGCCCGGTGTCAGCCGTGGGCCTCAGAGGCCACCTACCGGAACGTGACTGCAGAGCAAGCACAGAACTGGGGATTGGGCGACCATGCCTTCTGCAG GAACCCGGACAATGACACCCGCCCGTGGTGCTTCGTGTGGAGCCGCGACCGGCTGAGCTGGGAATATTGCCGCCTGGCACGTTGCCAAGCCCCAGTCCTAGAGGCTCCTCAGATTCTGCCTCCAACCCAAGTCCCTTCGCACCCGGACTTTCTCCTGCCCTCGCTCTCAGCACTGCAGAAGCCTCAGCCCCCGACCCCAG CCTTGGGTGCGACGCCGGAGCAGCCCATTCCCCTGCCGAGTGTCAGCTGCGGACAGCGGCTCCGGAAACGGCTGTCCTCGCTGAGCCGAGTGGTTGGGGGACTGGTGGCTCTGCCTGGGGCGCACCCCTACATCGCCGCGTTGTACTGGCGCCACAATTTCTGCGCGGGCAACCTCATCGCTTCCTGCTGGGTGCTGACCGCGGCGCACTGCCTGCAGAACCG GCCCGCGCCGGAGGAGCTGAAGGTGGTGCTCGGTCAGGACCGCCATAACCAGAGCTGTGAGCAGTGCCAGACGCTGGCCGTGCGCTCCTACCGCCTGCACGAGGCCTTCTCGCCCATCACCTACCAGCACGACCTGG CCCTGCTGCGCCTGCAGGAAAGAGAGGACGGCCACTGCGCGCTCCTGTCGCCTTTCATTCAGCCAGTGTGCCTGCCGAGCAGCGCTGCCCGCACAGCTGAGACCGAGGCCGCGCCCTGCGAGGTGGCCGGCTGGGGCCATCAGTTTGAGG GGTGA